The genomic interval CATCATTAAACTCCGACTTTGTGTTGCAGACCCCGCCCCAGTATCAATGGTCTTCACTATTCAACCAGCTGGATCAAGATCCTTGTGGGCCAACATTTCCAACCCACAACCCATTGTGacaaacaatatttattttcttagtaCTAAATATCGCCTGTGACACACGTGACACGAATGAGAAACATTTTCCCGCGAAACCCTATTTTAGTCTCTCAAAAATATTCATGTTATTAATCATTGTTTTGCagaacattttttaaaatgtttgttTCATCCATCTTTTGTTGTTCTTAATATGGACTAAATATATGTTTGTGTCCATTTTAAACATATAAacaaatgcatttttttaataaagttcgTTTAATCGTTGTTTTGAGAATCTTGAAGTTTACACTAATCCTAATAAACTTAATCAATCCATCTAAAttttctttgataaaaaaaaatatatattattagtctAAAGTGTAATTttagttttcttcaaataaataatatgatagTGAGGATTGAAACTAAAATTACATTTACGTTAAgtttgaaaaagaaaacaaatacataaaattatatttgaaatggtatgttaaaaacttttattttaacattatgtatttttctggacatttttgaagaaaattactTTTTAGATGTGCAGTTATTAGCATGGatgtgtaaataatttaaatttaaatttaaatgaaataatgtcattttaaaaattcaaaattattttatcatttcaatAAGGCAACGCAACTCACAACTGCATTCAAATTTGTAGAAAAATCGATTTGATTAGATGAAGATGGGAGTTTGTTCTGAATTTTTGGAGCGAAaactatattttcaaatattaaaaattatatgaattattattactttattatattaattttatatataattatatcctttcaaaaaattatatccttttaaaaaatataattttaatatttttaattttattattatctaattattattactttattatattaattataattgatataacttttaaaatattttatatatatacatatgagCAAGTGTAGACAAGAAAATCTAAATCTCATTGTCAATAGagataaaaacttaaattttatataaatttataatacgTTATCAATTTATAATAGGTTATGAATTTGTAGTGTTTTGTAGATAATAAACGTTCGAGTTAATAGTGTATAAtatttcttctcattttttaaatcataattttaattgaatagcAGATGTTATCGAAcgctttaaatatttaatacgttaacttaattacaaattatcaatattttatttgtctttcAAAAAGCTAGCATGACAAAAAGCCAAACTCGGTGATCTTGCAAGAAGCCCAATAAAGGATCGTCTAGTGTACTATATATTGTAGAAAGCTTTCATGAGTCCCAATAAATTAaggactttattttattttaattttctgttTTGGATTTCGATactctttttgcaaaaaaaaaaatataaattatgttcTGCGATTGAAAGGAAAGAAATCATCCACTTGCTTTCTCATCCATTCAGACTCTCAGAGAGTTGGCTTGTCTGACTTTGACCTGTTTATACGAAGTAGGATATGCTTGCTAATGGGGAGAAagttttaggaaaaaaaaacaccTTATCTATCGTGGAAAAAAacatacttaaattatattaatattcacTGTCTGCAATATAAGAAAACTGTAAATaaaaagtttgattttaatattcACATTCTGCAATATAAGAAAACTGTAAATAaaaagtttgatttattttttttatatatttaaaaaagaaacaatttatctataatttttttcagtAAGAATTAGAGATTCATAACCaattcaacaaataattttattttttttcttctcaaattttatagttatttaaattttttgtagtaCTATACTACATCCATCACTAGAGAAAACTCATTTggcaaattaacaaaaattaagaaaaatattcttttaaaagtATTAGCAATCAATAGTTTTAGttattcttcaatataaagAGTACAATTTAgaaatgaatattaattatttataaatttaacactaaatatcaattttttaatttattaaattgaatgatAGATGaggtaatttattttttacaaaagattAAGTAATGTTTATAAGTACTAGAGTTTGGTGCACGTACAAGAGAGTAATAATTGAATACTATTGAGAAAAGTAAGTTGTTGTGCTGGAAAGCACGACCAAGTTAATTCcacaattcacaacaaccacgaTGAATTGATATCTATCATAGATCACCTTTCAACACAACAATGACCAATTCATCACTTCCCTTCACTGATTCTGTCTCACCTGCTTGCACTAGCTATTATACCTTTTTCGTGCATTTCTCTTTATCATCCCCACCCACCCAACTTTGTTTTTTGAATATCGAGCCTACAAAAGAGCCACACTACAATTGAAAACAAATATGCAAATAGAATACCTACATATTGGAACCTCAAttgacaaataattaaattatttaattaaagatattATTATATAGCATTTGTGtattatgtatttaattaaaattttaaattaaatatatttatctttttactttattgtttatattttagattgaaAGAATATGAACtataaagaaatatttattttaaaatattaattatttaaataaaatattatttttatatctcGAAGGTTAAATCAGATACTCTCAATtgcataatatttaaaaaaatagatatattttcaTCGAAGTTGAGACAaacttatttttcttaattatcaAATTATAGTAAATAATCAATGTATCTCTTTGAtgtgattaataatatattttatataaataatttatacaaattttaataattaataaaaaatttaataatataaatttatataaataagaaaataaaataaaaatttgaaaaaagagttaaaatatatatcactATATACCCACACTagtatattgatattttgaagGTGCATGTCATGAGTTGGCTAATTCTTGGAGTAGCTGAAAAGACATGCTCTATAGACGACTATAGCTCTCTGTTTCAGAATAGTAGTCCTTCTCTTCTCTGGTTCTAAGCTTCGCTGCTTTGTTGCTGTTAAATTTATTGTAATGGGTCAATTGCAGCAGAGACATCTCTTTATCGTACGACAAAAAGAAGAACTGTGTTGTGTCCTTTTGGATTGTGTTATATATTACTAGTAAATTATGTTGGAAAGCTCATACTTCCATAATTGTCATGTCTAATGTCTAATGggaatgaaaattaattatttacgtCTCATTCTAAAATCTTCTTTGGACTTCGACATTAGATTCACTATTCGGAATCAATATACCATGCATGATCGATGCATGCGTTTCTTTGTCACAACTTCGCTTAGAACCCCAAAACTGAACTTTTAAGAGAGAAACAAAATCTGTCTactattatcattattatcataATTAAGAATCATCACTCAAGACGCTAGAGATTCAGGGGTGTTGTTTGACTAAATCAATCAAAAACAATAAGTTGAATTATTCAacgtaaaattataaaatttcatttttttttataaaaaaattattacatttttatatacaaacataaattacatttttataaatcacttttgactaaaataaaagtttgagattcaaattcaattataaGAATACAGTAGTGTTAAATCTCTTTAGATATAACTTTTTTGTTTAGTATAATCTCATACAGTTTGAGATATGATATTCagattacaaaataaaaattacattatttaatttatttagtttagaCAAAATTATTTCTTAAGCAATTTCAATCTCtactaaaatatgtataataGTATTTGagaattcaaatttttgaatgtttttttaaacatgtttaaaatattatgaaaatatcccaacaaaaatttagaatttttaaacttataatgaattaaataaggattttttaaatattataaactcaaaataaaacCGTTTTATTGTAGATTTGATctccttattttagctgaatcgcgaaagtagtcttccaattttgtttttctttagttttggtccccaaacagaattttgatccaaaacttgatgcATAAATTTCACGTacccaaaataaaatttcatcaagttttagaccaaaattctatttgggagaccaaaactgaggagaaacaaaatgaggggactacttTTACGAACTAAATTGCGATAATTTTTtgtggataaattttttataatattataaacatatttacaatacttcatttaaaaatatatgtttatgtttcattaaaaactaaaattagttgtatgtatgataattttatataaactaataaatataatttttttacatagactaaaaacaaaaaaaacaaaaatttacatTAACATTAACTAGGTTATTCTCTTAagtttacattaaaaatatcatataaacTTCTATTTTAAGTAGTTTTGTAAACAATCTATCACACacgttttttttattttaaatctagTAATAAAACTTACAAACactaaatatgaataaattgGTAATGTGAGTTAAAACTCGTGCCATAATATGTAAAATTTCACCACAAGTTTTTTACTTATTCGATAACTTCTCTGGACAGATCAATTCATGTAGACATCTTTTGACAAGACACTTGTTAATGcacttaatataaaaatatgcacttaatataaaaatatgatatcaaaattacattgtatattaactttttaaaagttaatttgtTGTTTCTTCCACTAAAAATACAACTAGTTGATTTTtcaagtttatttaaatatagtgTAATTTATTAgcttgtttaaaattttattttaattaatatttttagatttagttttgaataaattaataagttaataggtttataaaattaaagttttttttaaataacatgacattTCAAAATAACTTGACTTTatgagatatattttatttttattttattatgatatatttaaatatatcaaaagttaatgtaaaataatgtgattaaattactaaaaattaacaaatttataatttaaggtaaattttaaattcaaatgtaTAATAATAGTGATAGAAATAAgaagtattatttatttttacaagtaAATTGGTTTTGATagcatcatttttatttaagttcatAGGTTGatctttatttaaataaacttaaaaatattagttgtctattaaaaaaataatatgatatagaCTTGTCATAGATTAAGTCATACATTATTGTTAGGAGGCCGGAACTAAACCCACCCTAACAAATaacttttttgataaaaaaaaagttgtacttcactttttttacttttcttaaaaaaagcTTCTGTCCACTGTCACTTACCTAATTATACAATTGAGTagtgttaataatattatttttattactctatttctaacattaatttttgtatttaataaaatacatttgaattttattaaatcGATTACTtcatatgaaatcgatttctaaAATAATAAGACACATTTTATTCGATaaaaaatgagtattaaaaagaCAGTGAATAAGACAcctattttattcaataaagaATGAGTATTAAAAAGAGATGAATAATTGACTATTAAAaagagaacaaaaaaaaaagtgttattaATATTACTACGATCCAGTACAGTTTTACCTCCACGCCGGTTTAAACTTAAACATTCTATACAAATTACTAGCAAGCAACAAGACcatttatttaacatatatagTTTGACAATTGAATTGAAATGACACGAAAGGGAGAGAAGAGGGATCCATTAAATCTTAGGGCACAATTGTCACGTGTCATGTAATTAGAAGCATGGCCCATTATTCATTCAGGTCTAACTAAGCCTACCCCTCCCAACAAAATtatcttatattattattattattgcttCCGTTTTCGAAATCCaccaattaaatttaataacacAATCTTCATTATCATCCTCCTTCCCCTTCTCATCTCTCAATTCTCAATTCTCAATTCTCAAATACCATATGCTTCCTCCATAGAACCATTTCACACCCTTCCTTTTTCTATCTTCAATCATTAACTAATTATTCAATTCATCTAATTAAAAGATCTATTCTAAAATGGATACTCTTTATTGCTCAGAACAACACTGTGAGGAGGAACAACAATATGAACTACAAGATTACTATTACTGTAACAACACCACCACAATTACAAACTTCAACAACATTCCTTCTTCGTTTTTACAAAAAGACATGTCTTGGAACAATGAAGAGCTGAAATCACTTTTAGCAAAACAGCAAGAAAACTCTATATGCATCTTTCTGGAAACAAACTCGGTTTTGGAAAGTGATCGAAGAGAATCGATTGAATGGATGATGAAAGTGAAAGTTTATTACTCTTTTTCTGCTCTAACAGCTGTTCTTGCTGTTAACTACCTTGATAGGTTTCTGTTCAGTTTTCGTTTTCAGAATGAGAAGCCATGGATGACTCACCTTGCTGCTGTTGCATCTCTTTCACTTGCTGCTAAAATGGAAGAGACCCAAGTTCCTCTTTTACTAGATCTTCAAGTATGTTTCATTGTAGctcttgatggaaacaaaaagCACTAAACTTGATGTTGATTTTTCTCATTTATGATTGCTTTCAATTTTGTGTAGGTGGAAGATAGTAGATTTTTGTTTGAAGCAAAAACGATTCAGAAAATGGAGATTTTGGTGCTTTCAACACTTGGATGGAAAATGAATCCAGCAACTCCTCTTTCGTTTATTGACTTTATCATAAGAAGACTTGGATTGAAAGATCGTCTTTGTTGGGAGTTTCTTAAGAGGTGTGAAAGTGTTCTTCTATCTATCATTAGATCAGGTAACTTTTCAGTAATATCTTCGATCTATTATTATTTactgataaaaaatttatgttctGTTTCTcatctcaattttttaattttttaacattgcAGATTTCAGGTTTTTGAGTTATCTACCTTCTGTATTAGCAACAGCAATAATGATACACGTTTTCAACAGTGTGGAGCCTAATTTAGGAGATGAATACCAAATCCAACTTCTTGGTATTCTTGGAATTAACAAAGTAAGGGAATTTTCAGTCAAgaatttgtattaattatttgagttttttttcttcttatattaCATTAGTATAGTAtaatgttattgttattgtcaTTATTAGTACTTGTGTAATTAA from Cicer arietinum cultivar CDC Frontier isolate Library 1 chromosome 5, Cicar.CDCFrontier_v2.0, whole genome shotgun sequence carries:
- the LOC101510606 gene encoding cyclin-D3-2-like, with the protein product MDTLYCSEQHCEEEQQYELQDYYYCNNTTTITNFNNIPSSFLQKDMSWNNEELKSLLAKQQENSICIFLETNSVLESDRRESIEWMMKVKVYYSFSALTAVLAVNYLDRFLFSFRFQNEKPWMTHLAAVASLSLAAKMEETQVPLLLDLQVEDSRFLFEAKTIQKMEILVLSTLGWKMNPATPLSFIDFIIRRLGLKDRLCWEFLKRCESVLLSIIRSDFRFLSYLPSVLATAIMIHVFNSVEPNLGDEYQIQLLGILGINKEKVDECGKLMLKMWTGYEEGKQCKKRKFVSIPSSPNGVMDVSFSSDNWNDSWTIAAATTANSVSSSPEPLSKKIRTQDQLLINSSTNSDFLTIPH